A window of the Vibrio fluvialis genome harbors these coding sequences:
- a CDS encoding gamma-glutamylcyclotransferase family protein, whose amino-acid sequence MYIFGYGSLMNSASRQLTGNTGKALPVTVHGLVRYWGKIDDSYVISPLVVNPGEGQVNGVLLEIDEAALAEFDRRERGYQRIALTAEQIETEAEFDREREIWVYVTEQHQPPCERSPIVQTYVDTVLAGCLEVSEAFARHFVEHTVGWHHPLENDRHAPKYGNLAGVSPAHHSVIDDLIANVR is encoded by the coding sequence ATGTACATTTTTGGCTATGGAAGCCTGATGAATTCCGCATCCCGTCAGCTTACTGGTAACACGGGAAAAGCTCTGCCCGTCACCGTACACGGTTTGGTACGCTACTGGGGCAAAATCGATGACAGCTATGTCATTTCACCGCTCGTGGTGAATCCGGGTGAGGGCCAGGTCAATGGTGTATTACTGGAAATTGATGAGGCCGCATTGGCAGAGTTTGACCGCCGCGAGCGCGGCTATCAACGCATCGCGCTGACAGCGGAACAAATTGAAACAGAAGCGGAATTTGACCGCGAGCGGGAGATTTGGGTTTACGTGACCGAGCAGCACCAACCGCCGTGCGAGCGCAGCCCGATAGTGCAAACTTATGTCGATACGGTTCTGGCTGGCTGCCTGGAAGTGTCCGAAGCATTTGCTCGTCACTTTGTCGAACATACCGTTGGCTGGCATCATCCACTGGAAAACGATCGCCATGCGCCGAAATATGGCAATCTGGCTGGCGTTTCACCCGCGCACCATTCAGTCATTGATGACCTGATTGCCAACGTACGTTAA
- a CDS encoding tRNA-binding protein, translating into MDSTFHTVGYDAFAKLDLRVGIIRDVKRHDNADKLYIVQIEVGEQTLQTVTSLVPYYRAEELMNRQVVVLCNLEPVTMRGEISECMLLCAETVDGEESVLLTPERPIASGVRIV; encoded by the coding sequence ATGGACTCAACCTTTCACACCGTCGGTTACGACGCATTTGCCAAGCTCGATTTGCGAGTGGGTATAATTCGGGACGTTAAAAGGCACGACAACGCAGACAAACTTTATATTGTGCAGATTGAAGTCGGGGAGCAGACATTGCAAACCGTGACCAGTCTGGTCCCGTATTATCGTGCGGAAGAGCTGATGAATCGCCAGGTTGTTGTGTTGTGTAACTTGGAGCCTGTGACCATGCGCGGTGAGATTTCTGAGTGCATGCTGCTGTGCGCCGAAACTGTTGATGGTGAAGAGAGTGTGCTGTTAACCCCTGAGCGTCCGATTGCCTCAGGGGTTCGTATTGTTTAA
- the galM gene encoding galactose-1-epimerase, translated as MTRESFQDGRVAQLVELSNVHGMRIVLMDIGATWLSCRLPLGEQEREVVLGVDSMAAFESQGAFLGATVGRYANRIAQAQYEYDGQTVQLVANQGANCLHGGKLGWSHRRWTLVSKSERTAVFSLYSADGEQGFPGNVTASVTYELTDANEVCIRYLANSDKATPINLTNHAYFNLMGAESGANVLEHKLSINAERYLPTDETAIPLGELRSVRNTGFDFRCMKTVGQDLMSDEQQAFAKGYDHSYWLNEECRLGACAATLISDDEKVTLKVFTDKPAMQLYSGNWLLGTPGRNGAKYSDYQGLALETQFLPDSPNHPEWQQESCMLLPEQEYAYTTVYQFLLADENH; from the coding sequence ATGACTCGCGAGAGTTTTCAAGATGGGCGTGTTGCTCAGCTCGTTGAGTTAAGCAATGTTCATGGAATGCGTATTGTCTTGATGGATATCGGTGCCACGTGGTTAAGTTGTCGGTTGCCTCTTGGCGAACAAGAGCGTGAAGTCGTGCTGGGCGTGGACAGCATGGCTGCGTTTGAATCTCAAGGTGCATTTCTTGGCGCGACGGTCGGACGCTATGCCAATCGAATCGCTCAGGCTCAATATGAGTATGACGGGCAAACTGTGCAACTGGTCGCCAACCAAGGTGCCAACTGCTTGCACGGAGGTAAATTGGGCTGGAGTCATCGCCGCTGGACTCTGGTCAGCAAGTCAGAGCGGACAGCGGTGTTTTCTCTTTATTCTGCAGATGGCGAACAAGGTTTCCCCGGCAATGTGACCGCGTCAGTGACGTATGAATTGACTGACGCTAACGAAGTCTGCATTCGCTATCTGGCGAACAGCGACAAAGCGACCCCGATTAACCTGACCAATCATGCGTATTTCAACTTGATGGGGGCGGAGTCAGGTGCAAATGTGCTTGAGCATAAGCTGTCCATCAATGCGGAGCGTTACCTGCCGACAGATGAAACGGCGATTCCGCTTGGCGAGTTACGGAGTGTGAGGAATACGGGATTTGATTTTCGCTGCATGAAAACCGTTGGCCAGGATCTGATGAGCGATGAGCAGCAGGCTTTCGCCAAGGGTTATGATCACAGCTACTGGTTGAATGAAGAGTGCCGGCTGGGTGCTTGTGCCGCGACGCTGATATCCGATGACGAAAAGGTCACGCTCAAGGTCTTTACCGATAAACCAGCGATGCAGTTGTATAGCGGGAACTGGTTGCTGGGCACGCCGGGACGCAACGGGGCAAAGTACAGCGATTACCAAGGACTCGCGCTGGAAACCCAGTTCTTGCCCGACTCGCCTAACCATCCAGAATGGCAGCAGGAGAGTTGTATGCTGCTTCCTGAACAAGAATACGCCTATACCACGGTGTATCAGTTTCTGCTGGCGGATGAGAACCACTAA